agttgagtagtCTATAGAAAGTGTTAAATTTTTAAGAGAGTGTTGGGCAAATTAAGTATTAGTTCATTCTTACAAATGCATGGCTTAAAACTAACTTTTGGGTTGGAATTAAGCTCAATCTATTTTCTCTACATGGTATCGAAATTAGCCCCATCTTGCGAGATTCGACATTGAAAGTGTTGGCCCATGAAGCGGTGGCTCACAGAATGGTGGCCTATGCCCATTGAGTAAGGATAGGTAGTACAATGTGTAAGGCACTAGCCGTGGTCAACGTGATCATAACCAACTTAGCCGTGACCAATGAGGATGTTGGTTCTCCAAGCCTGGGGTACTTTTATGATCCCATATTGCTAAGAAATAATTTTAGTGAGAGGTTTATAAGTCTCTAAGCACCCTCCTCTTATAAGCTGATTTTTAAGGGTGATTTCTATCTAGGTTATCTATTCCTCACATGGTTGGATTATAGTGACTTGTGGTGCTCAACAATTTAatatcaattggtatcagagctcggaTTGAGTTATAAATTTCAATCGCTCATAAGGTTGTATAATTGGATTCTTATTAGGTTAAAATACTAACTAATTGTCAAATGACAACTATCTGGTTGCACTTGAGTGAGACTATTGTGAATCCCACATTGAAAGAATATTAACTAAAAGGGTAATATGTAAGTGGTGGGATTATAACGTTAAATTAACTGGTCATTTTGATATGTAAAATAACTCAATCACTTGTATAAGTTtagattaaaatgaattaatacgTAATTTGTCAAGTATTCTCTTCGAATTTAACAGATAGAAAGAAGCAGAATACTAAGATCTTTAGCTTTTCCATATTTGCCTTCTTCAGATTGCAAGCATATGATGGGTTTTGTATATCTACTTGATCACCTTATATGATATAGTCTAGGCTTACCATGTGTTTGCTTTCACGGGCTtcagtaattttttatttttatttttttattttattcaatgCATGTTTAGTATGTGTTCCTTCATTCAGtggagaggaaaaaaaaaagaagtgggctttttttttattttaaaaatgattATGAAATCATGCTAGGATTTGCTGTTTGCAATAGAATAATTGTGAAAATAATTGCAGGCCAGTCAACTCCAACGTGGCTTGAGTAGGCGCTGCCTTCAATTTGAAGAAGCTCAATGGAAAACTATTGTCAACAGCACCTGCTCTCCAAATCTAACGAACTATGTAACTGGTTCAGGATCACCTGGTTCTGCTACAGAATTGGAGAGCCTGAATTCATCTCTTGTGGATTTAACTGACTCATCTAACAAGAAGGAAATGGTTAACCTGTCCCGACCAGCGACTTCCATGTTTCCTCTTCGCTGTAATGAAAAGTCTCCCATAGTTGTGTCCAAGCCATCAGGCATTGGCTTGCATCTAAATAGCATTGTCAACACTTTACCAGTGGGTCACACTGCAGCTGCAAGCATAAAATCCAGTAATTGCTTAAAACTATCAAATTTAGTTGAGAAGGTTCCAATCACTCCTAAAGACAGGATGCTTGAAACCAAGGCTTCACTTGCTGCAAGTGATACCACAGCTGAGTCATTTCACAATGCAGAACCTTTAAATATGTTGCAGTCGCTTGGGCATCAATTAACTCCATCAAATAAAAGAAAGTTTAACCCAGagcatgaagacaattttgaggAGGTTGGCCAAGAGAGCCCAACCAAAAAGAAAAGGTGAGTTCACTTGCTATCTCTTATGCTTTttaatttcccttttttttttctatttatatttaagaACTGGTGATATGTTTCTGGTATTTTTAGGAAGAAATCATCAAGCCTTGATGGTGAAGGTTGCAAACGTTGCAACTGTAAGAGGACTAAATGTCTGAAACTGTGAGTGCATTCAAGTTCTCCTTTGTAGGAGCTTGATTCACATATTCTTGTTATCAACCCGTTTACCAATCACTACAACCTCTACTTTTTTCCTTCCCAGATACTGTGATTGTTTTGCTGCCGGAATCTATTGCGCTGAACCCTGTGCTTGCCAAGGCTGCTTCAACAGACCTGACTATGAAGACACGGTTCTTGAAACACGACAACAAATTGAATCACGTAACCCACTTGCTTTTGCTCCCAAGATTGTCCCACATGTTACTGGGTTTGCAGCAGTCAGTGGTGTTCTCAACCCTGTGTCCTGTTTCTTGCTAATCATCTCATTTGGAGACttagtaataaaatttaaatttcacagGAAGATGGAAACCAGTTGATGCCATCTTTAGCAAGGCACAAGAGAGGCTGCAATTGCAAAAGGTCTATGTGTTtgaaaaaatattgtgaatgctATCAGGTGTAGTATTATGTTAATCAGAATTATGCTGTGATGCTATTATTTTTGTCATGATATCTGTTTTTCAATATTTCCTAACTGGACTTTTTCTTCTGATCAATGTTTAAAAGGCAAACGTTGGATGCTCTAGTGAATGCCGATGTGAGGGGTGCAAAAATGTCTACGGCAGGAAAGAGGGTGAGCCATCACTCTAAAAATTTTTGTTCAGTTCCATCGTTGATCATAAAATAGAATAAATTTGGGAAAATAGTGTTGTTTGATGAATGAAAGAAGAATATTCTATTCTGCCTCTGTAGATTCTTATTAAGCTAACAAAATAGAATTTAAAGTTTCACAACTTTTTGTCGATTTCTGGTGCACTTTAGGAGATGGTGTATTGTACTTGGATGCATTTAGAAAATGGATATAATATGGAACGTCCGGAATATTATTGATTTGGTACTTTGGTGAGGGATTTGGAGTATAATTCATAGACATTGTTTGCATGCGCGAAATACAAGAGTTGGAATTTGGAAATGAATTACTATCATACAAGTGAATAATGACTATTGGAGTGGTTTTTGCTGTTTCCTTTTATCAGAATATGGCAGGACTGGAGAAATAGCAAGCAACATAGTCGGCGAGGAAAGATTGGATGGTAGAATTCATGATAAGCTGGAAATGATGGCAACTAATAAAGATTTGTTACACGCTGAGTTATATGATCTCCGCAACCTTACACCCTCAACGCCATCATTCCAGCACTCAGAGTAAGATTTCTTTCGACATCAATTCTTCGTTCTAAAGATACTGAATCTTTTACATAAATTTTTGTTAGTTGCTTATTGCTCCTTCTGCTTTTTGTTTGTTTTTGCTGTCTTGCAGCCACGGAAAGGATGCACAAAAATCCCGATTCAATTCTAGTAGATATGTACCATCACCTCAGTCGGACTTTTCCATCTTGCCATCATATGCAAAATCCACAAGGTCTCCGAGAAATTCACACAACAATAACATGATTCCAGAAACGAGTGAAGAGATTCTGGACATAGATACCTGTGGTCAAGGGATGGATTATAATGTTGCCGACATGATGAACCAAATCTCACCAAGACACAATGCGCTTGAGAATATATGTGATCTTACTCCATTGCAAAATCCCTCAATGACTGGGGCTTCTTCAGCTTCGTCTAAAGCCAGAGATTGGGCAGGTGGTTCAGGACTCCAATTGTGCCCCGGAAGTGGGTGTTTCTCATCTGGTCGTTCCCTTCGCTGGCGTAGTTCACCAATTACACCAATGACTCGATTAGGTGAGAGCAAAAATCAAGAGCATGGCACTGATAGTGGGCTTTATGATATTCAGGAAGATGACACACCTGAAATATTGAAGGAAGCTTCCACTCCCGTTACATCTGTGAAGGCAAGTTCACCAAATAAAAAACGAGTTTCTCCTCCTCACAAACATATCCAGGACCTCCGGTCAAGTTCTTCAGGAGGCTTGAAAAGTGGTCGCAAGTTCATATTGAAAGCTGTGCCATCCTTCCCACCTCTCACCCCTTGCATTGATTCTAAAGGCGGCAAAAATGAAAAACAGTAGCAACAAACAGACACGCTTGAGGTGAGCCCTGGTCGTGTTTCTTGTgatctataaatatattaattctgAACTATTGATTTTGATAAGCAATTTCTGACTTGGACATGCTACTATAGTTTGCGGTGGTGTTGGGCATACGCGGTCTAGGGAATCATCAAAATTCAGTTGTGATTTGAGGGTTCAAATTGTGCCAGGTGTGGATATGGACCTCTTTGGAATTCCTTGCCTACAAGAGTTTTCGTAATTGTCACAGCCTATTATCGAGGCAGGTGGGTACCTGAATGGCCACGGGTTTGAAGAATAATTGCTTAGAAATTTTGCTAAGTATCATCAtctgcagtttttttttttttttttttttttttttttttttttcatcttcaaTTGTTATCATCACTTGTTGTTTAGTTGGATGTTCCTTCAATTGGATTCCGTTCCTTACAGTTGGACAGAAGTACTAAAGTTTTGCTTTACCAGGTGAAAATAACACCGTTACTTCTCTTAATGCTTTTTGAATGAGTATTACCGGTGATTCATTTGCTTATTTGCTTAACATTTAAATCATTTGGATTACTTTTTGAGAATGCAAAATCATTTGACAATGGAAGAGATTAATCTCTCAAGTATTGGTTGTATAGTTTATCATAGAGCTTGGTAAAAATGGTACCGCAGAGTTGTTCGCTTGGCCTATATGTATGAATGGTGTAGCTTTCTCATGGCATTGTTcattaaaatgttaatttttcCATCCACAAGATGGATAAGGGAAACAATAATAGACTTGGatgggaatgatgagtctcagaCTCGCATGAACTGTTTAGACGTCTAGGTGTCATTCCGGGGCTCTTCTGCATTGACAACtcaacctggtatgggcattgaGCAAGGCCGCAAGGGTAGGATTACTCGCTTCTCAGAGTTATGGTAAAAAACTTGAGAtggtttatttattattattattattattattaaaaagctCGAGACGGCTTCATCTCCCTTCCCTTACTTTAACATGAGTTTTAGTTGGAACAAGCCCTTCAGCCCACACAGTGCAGCAAGCCCAAAATCAAAACTGCCTTCAGTATTATTATTGTAGTGGGTTAGCTAACCAAGCTAACTTTGGTAGCATCACTCGCATCCGCCCATGAATATATTCATACGAACTCCTGCGAACCATAACCCAATTGTTGAACCCTTAGATTTTTGGAACTCCACTGAGACCATATTGAAAATTGAAAGCGAATTCGTAATATGGTAATGACATCACTGCTAGGAAAGAATGAGAGAGATGAAGCAAGCCCATATCCACATTTTATTATGCATCAGGTAATGCATCCGACGTCAGGCATCATCCTTACAAATAACTATTCTTGACTAATAGTAATTCATAAAATTTCCTTAATCAAGGAACCACAGAATTTGATCCAAGCTTACCCTTCTTCACTATCCTCCTATTCCCATAGCGAAAATTGCAAGGAGAGTTGCCCAATATCCAACCACAAGTAACTCGTACTAAAAGACAAACCAAAGGGAATAAAATGAAAACAAAAGGGAAAATTACAAAATCAGTTTATTTAGGAAGACTGATAACAGCGAGGAACAATAATAAATTGAACGCCGCATTATACCCTATAACCCCCCATACCAAGCATCTACTCATGAGTGCCTTGTCTAACCCTAGTTTGTTACTTTGGCATCTTCATGTTTCTCACCAACTTTTTTACCTTTATGAATATGAACCCTCCAGCCTCAACCTTGCGGTTAGCCAATTACAGACTTCATCTGTCTCTTCAGGGACTGTGTAGTGACCCAGCCTGCATTCAAGTTTTAGCATTTGTGAGTTTTCAGGGCCAAACAGCAAAATATGTATAAATTAGGATCCATATATGGCAAGTAGGAGAGACATATATACCCATTGTATGCTTTAAATGTAAGATTTCGAAATCCAGCTGAATTTAAGGTCTGTGCTGATTTCTCTCCGTGCTTGTATGCAACCACATCATCACCTGCAGCCAGAAAGTAAGATAACAGGAGAAATTTCACTTCTTCCTATACTATGACAGTCAGATCTTTCATTGGAGGTTGAGGCATACCTCAATATTTgatcacacttcattttttatcaaTTATCAAGGATTGAACAACAGAATATCATTTTTGCTTCATGTAACGTTACAGTTTTCTTCATTGTTAAAAACAGTTTGTGCATATCATATCACTAGCCCCAGCAAACAATTTTACAACTTTTTATAAGATATTCTTGCATTGAATTACAATATAGTTGCTAAGATACCCAACCAATTTTTTTGCAACTCCACTTACCATTTATGTGATgtccacttaaaacccttgtttGACATTTCAAAAAAGGACAAATCTCAGCAACACTTGAACTGTTAACTGAGATTATAAAGAAAATTTTGGTATTTGAATGATTGAGCTGCAGAAGTATTAATGAGAACACAGTTGTTTAATTGCACATAACAATCCAACAAAGATCTGTCATGGATGGTATCCATCAATAATGTATGCATAAGAGTGTTTTTCTATGTCCCTTTGAGAATCACTTTTTTGTGTGCTTAACAAAgacttattttcatttttttaagagATAAAGGATGCTTAGACAGAAAATGAGGTTT
The sequence above is a segment of the Hevea brasiliensis isolate MT/VB/25A 57/8 chromosome 11, ASM3005281v1, whole genome shotgun sequence genome. Coding sequences within it:
- the LOC110657862 gene encoding CRC domain-containing protein TSO1 isoform X2, with the translated sequence MDSPQPANTTTTAAVTAASLSDSPPVQESPFSNYISNLSPIKPVKTAHVPQGFLGVSSPPLVFTSPRTIPHRETSFFQRSQFTQIPSAEIPENDDGRKNFAGLSNDIGESDNYSSKLIADVRQNNDGENSARDQPGSSSGCVDEYLYDPVDVDCASSANLVNPNAKQSNDVLQSSVSSLTDSNKGILKSDGKNHLRAEVDKSQALSKQAEEDVQGQSRFEIKPVQVEEDQSGNKKSSIKCPNVQSDHASEKNQCDVLETQVVQAHEDYDDNVAASLQGAMHNMASQLQRGLSRRCLQFEEAQWKTIVNSTCSPNLTNYVTGSGSPGSATELESLNSSLVDLTDSSNKKEMVNLSRPATSMFPLRCNEKSPIVVSKPSGIGLHLNSIVNTLPVGHTAAASIKSSNCLKLSNLVEKVPITPKDRMLETKASLAASDTTAESFHNAEPLNMLQSLGHQLTPSNKRKFNPEHEDNFEEVGQESPTKKKRKKSSSLDGEGCKRCNCKRTKCLKLYCDCFAAGIYCAEPCACQGCFNRPDYEDTVLETRQQIESRNPLAFAPKIVPHVTGFAAEDGNQLMPSLARHKRGCNCKRSMCLKKYCECYQANVGCSSECRCEGCKNVYGRKEEYGRTGEIASNIVGEERLDGRIHDKLEMMATNKDLLHAELYDLRNLTPSTPSFQHSDHGKDAQKSRFNSSRYVPSPQSDFSILPSYAKSTRSPRNSHNNNMIPETSEEILDIDTCGQGMDYNVADMMNQISPRHNALENICDLTPLQNPSMTGASSASSKARDWAGGSGLQLCPGSGCFSSGRSLRWRSSPITPMTRLGESKNQEHGTDSGLYDIQEDDTPEILKEASTPVTSVKASSPNKKRVSPPHKHIQDLRSSSSGGLKSGRKFILKAVPSFPPLTPCIDSKGGKNEKQ
- the LOC110657862 gene encoding CRC domain-containing protein TSO1 isoform X1 codes for the protein MDSPQPANTTTTAAVTAASLSDSPPVQESPFSNYISNLSPIKPVKTAHVPQGFLGVSSPPLVFTSPRTIPHRETSFFQRSQFTQIPSAEIPENDDGRKNFAGLSNDIGESDNYSSKLIADVRQNNDGENSARDQPGSSSGCVDEYLYDPVDVDCASSANLVNPNAKQSNDVLQSSVSSLTDSNKGILKSDGKNHLRAEVDKSQALSKQAEEDVQGQSRFEIKPVQVEEDQSGNKKSSIKCPNVQSDHASEKNQCDVLETQVVQAHEDYDDNVAASLQGAMHNMVQLEQEASQLQRGLSRRCLQFEEAQWKTIVNSTCSPNLTNYVTGSGSPGSATELESLNSSLVDLTDSSNKKEMVNLSRPATSMFPLRCNEKSPIVVSKPSGIGLHLNSIVNTLPVGHTAAASIKSSNCLKLSNLVEKVPITPKDRMLETKASLAASDTTAESFHNAEPLNMLQSLGHQLTPSNKRKFNPEHEDNFEEVGQESPTKKKRKKSSSLDGEGCKRCNCKRTKCLKLYCDCFAAGIYCAEPCACQGCFNRPDYEDTVLETRQQIESRNPLAFAPKIVPHVTGFAAEDGNQLMPSLARHKRGCNCKRSMCLKKYCECYQANVGCSSECRCEGCKNVYGRKEEYGRTGEIASNIVGEERLDGRIHDKLEMMATNKDLLHAELYDLRNLTPSTPSFQHSDHGKDAQKSRFNSSRYVPSPQSDFSILPSYAKSTRSPRNSHNNNMIPETSEEILDIDTCGQGMDYNVADMMNQISPRHNALENICDLTPLQNPSMTGASSASSKARDWAGGSGLQLCPGSGCFSSGRSLRWRSSPITPMTRLGESKNQEHGTDSGLYDIQEDDTPEILKEASTPVTSVKASSPNKKRVSPPHKHIQDLRSSSSGGLKSGRKFILKAVPSFPPLTPCIDSKGGKNEKQ
- the LOC110657862 gene encoding CRC domain-containing protein TSO1 isoform X3, whose translation is MKAFCLLKLASYHRDFESPFSNYISNLSPIKPVKTAHVPQGFLGVSSPPLVFTSPRTIPHRETSFFQRSQFTQIPSAEIPENDDGRKNFAGLSNDIGESDNYSSKLIADVRQNNDGENSARDQPGSSSGCVDEYLYDPVDVDCASSANLVNPNAKQSNDVLQSSVSSLTDSNKGILKSDGKNHLRAEVDKSQALSKQAEEDVQGQSRFEIKPVQVEEDQSGNKKSSIKCPNVQSDHASEKNQCDVLETQVVQAHEDYDDNVAASLQGAMHNMVQLEQEASQLQRGLSRRCLQFEEAQWKTIVNSTCSPNLTNYVTGSGSPGSATELESLNSSLVDLTDSSNKKEMVNLSRPATSMFPLRCNEKSPIVVSKPSGIGLHLNSIVNTLPVGHTAAASIKSSNCLKLSNLVEKVPITPKDRMLETKASLAASDTTAESFHNAEPLNMLQSLGHQLTPSNKRKFNPEHEDNFEEVGQESPTKKKRKKSSSLDGEGCKRCNCKRTKCLKLYCDCFAAGIYCAEPCACQGCFNRPDYEDTVLETRQQIESRNPLAFAPKIVPHVTGFAAEDGNQLMPSLARHKRGCNCKRSMCLKKYCECYQANVGCSSECRCEGCKNVYGRKEEYGRTGEIASNIVGEERLDGRIHDKLEMMATNKDLLHAELYDLRNLTPSTPSFQHSDHGKDAQKSRFNSSRYVPSPQSDFSILPSYAKSTRSPRNSHNNNMIPETSEEILDIDTCGQGMDYNVADMMNQISPRHNALENICDLTPLQNPSMTGASSASSKARDWAGGSGLQLCPGSGCFSSGRSLRWRSSPITPMTRLGESKNQEHGTDSGLYDIQEDDTPEILKEASTPVTSVKASSPNKKRVSPPHKHIQDLRSSSSGGLKSGRKFILKAVPSFPPLTPCIDSKGGKNEKQ